A single genomic interval of Armatimonadota bacterium harbors:
- a CDS encoding NHL repeat-containing protein yields the protein MHLTVSNPLIRLAWPVLALTLAAPARADYYTTYNDTTNLIGGISRCDDAGTVIGTFGENVLYYPISVAFDKFGVLYVGDYGNGKVQRFLPDGTWVGEFADVGDQISSIAFHPDGSLLVSRYVGGAVWRFAADGTPLGEFVADTGFQRNGQMAFDAAGNFYIPSWTESTINQYDTDGNYLGVFSDTDKSGIYGPTGIAFDAFGQMVVTEYTTYGLKLLDGGGFLAADLGATFGEPEYVTVEADGTYLIPYFYLNTVHRFAADGTDLGEFTTAPGPYQTVKGAYYTVPDGYTRLRGKVDSGGVESLWSVDADVLRVCRFVVANSVEPPVQVKVHGTLPVSEASTLSVWMTSRMASNGFFKQELIMIDENGVESPTMRRTDTVNTGGAIVSLQTDDAASFIGDDGSVSVRYNVRPSGPVSVQLWCHEADQILWTAAP from the coding sequence ATGCACTTGACAGTCTCGAACCCGCTCATCCGGCTCGCGTGGCCGGTCCTGGCCTTGACCCTGGCCGCGCCGGCCCGCGCCGACTACTACACGACCTACAACGACACGACGAACCTGATCGGCGGGATCTCTCGCTGCGACGACGCCGGGACCGTCATCGGGACGTTCGGAGAGAACGTCCTCTACTATCCCATTTCGGTCGCCTTCGACAAGTTCGGCGTGCTCTATGTCGGCGACTATGGGAACGGCAAGGTCCAGAGGTTCCTGCCCGACGGCACGTGGGTCGGCGAGTTCGCCGACGTCGGGGACCAGATCAGCTCGATCGCGTTCCATCCGGACGGCAGCTTGCTCGTTTCGCGTTACGTCGGCGGGGCGGTCTGGCGCTTCGCTGCGGACGGGACGCCTCTTGGAGAGTTCGTCGCCGACACCGGGTTCCAGCGGAACGGCCAAATGGCGTTCGACGCGGCGGGCAACTTCTATATCCCGTCTTGGACGGAGTCGACGATCAATCAGTACGACACCGACGGGAACTACCTCGGCGTGTTCTCCGACACGGACAAGTCGGGCATCTACGGCCCGACCGGGATCGCGTTCGACGCGTTCGGTCAGATGGTCGTCACCGAGTACACGACCTACGGACTGAAACTGTTGGACGGAGGCGGGTTCCTCGCCGCCGATCTGGGAGCCACGTTCGGCGAACCCGAATATGTCACCGTCGAGGCCGACGGTACGTACCTGATCCCCTACTTTTATCTGAACACGGTCCATCGCTTCGCAGCAGACGGCACCGACCTAGGCGAGTTCACGACGGCGCCCGGGCCCTACCAGACCGTGAAGGGTGCGTACTACACGGTGCCGGACGGTTATACGCGGTTGCGCGGCAAGGTCGACAGCGGCGGCGTCGAGAGCCTCTGGTCGGTCGATGCCGACGTGTTGCGCGTTTGCAGGTTCGTGGTGGCGAACTCGGTCGAACCGCCCGTCCAGGTCAAGGTCCACGGGACGCTTCCAGTGAGCGAGGCGTCGACGCTTTCAGTCTGGATGACCTCGAGGATGGCGTCCAACGGGTTCTTCAAGCAGGAACTGATCATGATCGACGAGAACGGGGTCGAAAGCCCGACGATGCGACGGACGGACACGGTGAACACGGGAGGTGCCATCGTCTCGCTCCAGACCGACGACGCCGCGTCGTTCATCGGTGACGACGGATCGGTCTCGGTCCGGTACAACGTCCGCCCTTCGGGCCCGGTCTCGGTCCAATTGTGGTGCCATGAGGCCGACCAGATCCTTTGGACGGCCGCTCCCTAG